The Pradoshia eiseniae DNA window GCAGACCGCTTGCTAGAGGAGGATAAAATAGAGAACACTATCATTGTCGGCGTCCCTTACCGGAACAGCGAGGATAGATGGGATAAATATGATCCTGATGGCGAGAAATTCGAAGCTTATAAGCGATTCCTTGCGCGTGAGCTGCTCCCTTACTTAGAGGAAGAATATCCGACCTATCATATGGGAATGAGCCGGGCGCTTATCGGCGATTCACTTGGAGCGACGGTTTCGCTTATGACCGCCCTTGATTATCCGCATACCTTTGGAAAGGCGGCGCTCCATTCACCGCTTGTTAATGAGCGAGTCATGGAAGCGGTCGAACAGTTTTCATATCCCCATCTTATGCACATTTATCATGTTATTGGCAATAAAGAAACAGCCGTAGAAACGACCAGACAGGATGTTATCGACTTCCTGACACCTAACAGGGAGCTGAATCTGCTTATGGAAAGCCAGGGTTTCCCTTCCTTCTTTGAAGAGATTGATGGCGGGGAGCATACTTGGAAGTCCTGGCAGGCGGATATGGAACGCACATTGCTTTGGCTATTCGGAAAATAAACCGAATAGTGCATATTTTAAACTTTTGCTATAATATAATCACCTTATAATTAACCATTCGGGGAGGTACGATCATGAACTTTGGCATTGCCATATTTCCTTCAAAAAAGCTGCAGGACTTAACCAATAGCTATCGAAAACGCTATGATGCACACTACAAATTAATTCCGCCTCACGTCACGCTTAAGTCAACCTTTACATCCACCGAAGAAGACATCAAACGAATTTCTACCATCCTAAAAGATATTTCAAAAGCCTATGAACCTTTTACCCTAAAGGTATTAAAAGTTAGTACCTTTCAGCCCATTAATAATGTCATATACTTAAAAATTGACCCAAATGAGGAGTTGGTCAGGCTTCATGAAGCCCTTCACACCGAAGAGCTTGGCAAGGAAAAACCTTATACATTCATTCCGCATTTAACGATTGGTCAAAACTTATCCGACAAAGAAATGAGCGATGTGCTCGGACAATTAACCTTAATGAAATTTGAGCATGAGGAAATCATTGACCGTTTCCATCTTCTCTATCAGCTCGACAATGGAACATGGACGGTTTATGAAACATTTTTACTTGGAGAGGATTTGTAAAAATGAACATCAAGATTGTCACCACCGACGAAGAACTGCAACAGGCTTATCATGTAAGAAAAACGGTTTTTGTGGAGGAACAGAAGGTTCCGATTGAAGAGGAGATTGACCACCTCGAGGAGGATTCGACCCATTTCATCGTCACAAATGAAGACAATGATCCAATTGGTGCCGGCCGCTTCCGGATCGTTGACAGCTATGGAAAGGTGGAGCGTATTTGTGTCATCGCCGAAGCCCGTACGTCAGGCGTTGGCCGCGCTTTAATGGAAGCCATCGAGCAGTATGCCCTTTCACAGGAAATTGAAATCACAAAGCTTAATGCACAAGTGCAAGCCATTCCGTTCTATGAATCCCTCGGCTATGCCATCATTTCAGATGAATTCCTTGATGCCGGCATCCCGCATCGGACCATGAAGAAACGACTTTAGTAAAAAAGGAGGCAGAGTCTCAATGCATGAGATTCTGCCTCCTTTTTTATCTGATAGTCCAAAGGAATCTTATCCTTATACAATTAAATTAATGTACTTCCCTAGGCCTGTGATATCACTCATTGTGCGGTCAACTGTTTGTGCTGAAATTCGATTTCCCTTTCTGCTTTCATGACCTTCCTTGTTCTCCATATCAAACGAGGTCTCGCTCTTTCGAAGAAATTGAATCGGCTGGACACGCTTAGAGACAGGGATATTGTTTCTGCTCAGGCTCTCAGCACATACAGTCCTATTCGTATATTGAACGTACTCAAACTGTGTAAACGGCACCATATATCCCATGTTTATCCACCTCTTCCTTATCAAATACCCTTTCTCCGTTCAAAAGAAACCCTCATGACTCTTTGTAATATATCGTTCGTTTTGTTAAGATTATATTTGTCTGCCTTACGTAAAATAATGAATAAATGAGGAATAGAATGATGAAAACTGCTTATTGGAAGAATGAATATATTGCATTGGAACATTGGCCGAAAGAGGCTTATACACGTGTTCATGAAGCTGGTAAGAATGGTGAACTGCATTGTTCCTCATGCCATCAGGCCGTCATTTTTTATTTAGGGATTCATGATGAGCCCCATTTCATTCATAAAGATCCTACTATCCCTCCTTGCCAAGAATTGCCGAAAAACAGTCATGCTGCTGCCCAGGCAAAAGAAGAGCCAGCCGAGTATGGCGGTTTCCGTCTTCCAAAGTCAAGGTCCATTTCCGCAGAAGAAGAGAATGAGAAAAATGATTGGCAATCACCCTATCATATTAAAAATCTGCAACCTTTTGTCCTGTCAGCTGCAAATCACCAATCTAGCTGCCACCCATTCACCCAAACATTAAAGGAGCATGGGTGGACACTCGATGAGGAACAATCACTGGCTGTCACGACGGATGCTCGCCATTTGCTCGTTCTCGCAGGTGCCGGGAGCGGAAAGACACGAGTGCTTACTTCACGCACGGCTTTTCTCCTGCTTGAGAAGAGGGTTAATCCAAAATCCATCATGCTTGTCACCTTCACCTCGAAGGCAGCTTCTGAGATGAAGGAACGGCTGACGCGAATGCCGGGTATGGGACCTTCCACCTTGCAGCAATTGTATACAGGAACCTTTCACGCTATTTTCTACCGGATTCTTATGCACTATGATCCTGACAAATGGCATTCTTCAAAACTGATTAAATTTGACGGAGAAAAAGAATATATTCTTAAAATCGCAGCTTCCGAGCTTGGCATTGATGAGCGAGAATTTGCATTCGATGCCTGCATTCAGCAGATTGGCAAATGGAAGAATGACTTATACCTTCCGAGCGATGTACGCCCAGACGGAGATTTTGAGCATTCCGCCTTAGAACTATATAAGAAATATGAACAATATAAGGAAACCCATGATAAATTCGATTTTGATGATATGCAGACAGGATGCTACACCTTGCTGAAATCTGATCCTGCTCTGCTCAGTGCTTATCAAAACCGATTCCGCTATTTCCTGATGGATGAATTCCAGGATATTAATAGAGTGCAATACGAGATTATGAGACTGCTGACGGACAAAGCAGAGCATATCTGCTTTGTAGGTGATGACGATCAAGCCATTTACTCATTTCGCGGAAGTGACTCTTCCTTCCTTTTGAATTTAAAGATTGATTTCCCTGACCTCGAAACAGTCTATCTCGCTGCCAATTACCGTTCAGGTCACAAAATTGTCCAAACAGCGAACCAAATTATTGCCCAAAATCATGTGCGTACCCAGAAGAAAATGAGAGCCCTTCATGACCAGTCACCCGCTCCTGTTCTTTTTTATCCGCATGATGAAGAGATGGAGAGCGTCATGATTATGACCGATATCATGGAAAAAATCCGGAATGGGGCTTCACCGAGTGATTTCGCGATACTTTACCGGACAAATGTAATGAGCCGCGCTATCTTTGAGCGCCTGGCTGTCTCCAGTCTTCCTTTCAGGGTGGATGCTGACTATGATTCTTTTTACAACCGAAGAGCCGTTAAAGGAATCCTCGCCTTCTTGAAGGCAAGCCTTAATCCCGATGACCCAAGCATGTTAAATGATTTGCTTCCGCCTCTTTATTTGCGAAAGACAGCCGTGCAGGATGCAAAAGCGTTATCCATTTTGAATGACTGCAGCTTGCTTGAAGCCTTGCCCCATATCGGTGGATTAAAGCCATTCCAAAAGAAGACCATCGAGAAAGCTGTTTCCATTATCGGCACATTAAAGAATATCCGCCCAGATATCGCAATTGAGACCATTGAAAAGGAATTGGGATTCCAAAATTATTTGAAAAAGCGCGGCAATGAGGGCAATAAAATGGACAAAGGTTCAGATGAAATCAAGGATGTAAAGGTCGCAGCAAGCAAATTTAATTCTGTTCAGGCATTTGTCGACCATGCCACTCACATGGTAGCCATGTCCAAGGAAGTAAAGAAACGATCAAAAACAGAACCCTTTGCCATCCAGCTTGGCACCATTCATCGCTCAAAAGGGCTGGAATATAAATATGTATACCTTTTAGGGTGTGTGGAAGGCTGCATGCCGCATGATTATGCACTTGAGGCATGGCGTGAGGGGGATCGGAAGCCAATTGAAGAGGAACGCCGTCTTCTATATGTAGCGGTTACAAGGGCATGCTCTGAGCTATATATGTCAGTTTCGGCAAAAAGACGCGGCAAAACAGCCCGACCCTCCCGATTCATAAACAATCTTAAAAAAGGAGCTCCCATAGCCGCAAGATAAGGAAATCCACCCTATGTATCCCAAGCATACGGGGAAAATGCGGATGTTTTCCATATCAAGCGGGATAAAGAGCTCCTCCCCTTATTTTTTATTCATCATGTTAGCAATCGTATTAAAATCAAGGGATTTCCCGTCTTTAATGATGGAATTGACCAGCTGGTCCTCCATCTCTTTTGGAACCGGCTTATTTGCAATTTGGGATACCTTCTTAATGACAGAACGAACTGTTTTCTCATCTTTGAAATTTGCATTCTGGAGAGAATTAGCTAATTCCATAATCTCCTTCATGTTCACGCCTGTTTTCTTTTCCATGTTTTTAAAGAATCCGTTATCCATTTTTCAGCCTCCTTCTCGATAATGCCATCATATGTTTCCCAGCCTGAAGATGTGTTTATCATTTTGGCATAAAAAAGGAATCCAGCATGACTGGATTCCTTTTTCCCTGTCAGTAATAAGAGATAGCCAACCCACCCCTTACAACCATCTTCCCATTAGCAGAAGCTGGCACCAACAATAATCAAAAGAATAAAGAGAACAACGATTAGCACGAAAGTAGAGCCGTATCCGCCGCCATAGCCTCCGCCATAGCCATAGCCTCCTCCGCAGCTACCACCGTATCCGCCGCCGTAACCGCCGCCGTATCCGTAGCATCCAAACATGTAAGTCACCTCGCTTTCGCTTAGTACACTCATAACATATGTGAAAAGCGGTCAGTCTGTCTGGGCTAAATTACAGCTCCATATACCTATTTTAGTTTCTTCCTTGTTTGTTTTAAGGCCCTCCACTAAAATAGATATAACTACACAGCAAAGGTTTGAGACACTATGCCAATTGAATGGAAAGAATTAGATCTGCATAATTGTGAATCACTCTATACGGAAGCGCTCCACTTATATGATTTATCCTTCCCTGAAGAAGTGCGCGAAAGCCATGACCTATTCCGCCGCAGTATAGCACTAAGCTCTAGGGAGAATAAATATCACTTTCTCGTTGGGCTTGAGAATGGTAAGGTAATCTCAATGGCGACGGCTCATTATTTTGCTAAAGCGAATTTTGGCTATATCGTTTATTTAGCTGCCCATCCCGAGAACCGCGGCGCTGGATTAGGAAAGAAGACCCTTCTAGAAATGCAAAGACGGCTTGAAATGGATGCGAAAGAAAGCGGGTATTCACTCGCTGCTGTCGTCCTTGAAACAGAAAAGGAAACATTGGCTCATGACGAGGAGGAGTATAAAACGAACCTCAAAAGGCTGAAGTTCTTCGAGGGATTAGGATTCCGCATTGCAGAAGCAGACTATGTACAGCCGCCCCTGTTCCATGGGCAAACTCCTGTACCACTGTATCTTCAAATAAAAGTTCTTGATAAAGAGGCAAGACTTAATCCGAAAGAAATCATCGATACAATGTATGAAGAAAAATATAAAAAAATAAACCAGGTTTCAAAAGAAGAGCTTATGCTATGCCTTGAAGCCTAAATCAAAAGACAAGGCAATTGCGCCTTGTCTTTTTAATCTAACCAATCCTTATATATGCTCAACCTTTTGGCTTAAAGACTAGCGCCGCTAAGAATCCAAATACGACTGCTGCAGAAATGCCAGATGAGGTGATTTCAAACATACCTGTCAAAACACCAACAAGTCCATGCTGGTTCGCTTCCTGCATGGCCCCATTAACGAGAGAATTCCCGAAGCTGACAATCGGAATCGTTGCGCCGGCACCAGCGAAATTGGCAAGCGGCTCATACAAACTAAAGCCTCCAAGGACAGCTCCAGTAACGACCAATAAGCTCATCGTATGGGCAGGTGTCAGTTTGGCAATATCAAAGAGAAGCTGCCCAACGACACAAATCAGCCCCCCTACAACAAAAGCCCAAAAAAACATTGCTAGCATAAGCTTTCCTCCCTTCCCTACTCCATCTCAATCGATACAGCATGTGCAATACACGGAATCGATTCATTTTGCTGCACGGTCAGCGGCGAAAGCAAGGCTCCTGTCGCTGCCAATAGTATCCGTTTATACGTTCCTTTTTTCATCTCATTCAATAAATGGCCGTAAAGGACCGTCGCCGAACAGCCAGCCCCGCTGCCGCCTGATTGCACGTTCTGATCATCCTTATACAGCATGAGACCGCAATCACGAAACTGACCATCCTTTAATTTCAGTCCCTTTTGCTCAAGCAAATCAAGCGCGGTCGCCTGACCGATTTTGCCGAGGTCGCCAGTCACGATTAAATCATAATGATCCGGCTTTAAGTTAAAATCATTGAAATGGGCAGAGATGGTATCTGCCGCAGCCGGCGCCATCGCCCCTCCCATATTAAACGGGTCTGTCATGCCTAAATCAATCACTTTCCCGATTGTGGCGCTTTTGACGACAATTTGGTTCTTGGCTGCATTCTTATTTTGCTCAAGCAATGCGGTTCCTGCACCGGTTACAGTCCACTGAGCGGTCGGCGGCTTTTGCCCGCCATATTCAGTCGGATAGCGGAATTGCTTCTCAATAGCGGCGTTATGACTTGAAGCTCCCGTCAATACCTTTTCAGCTCCGCGATAATTAACGATAAAGGCTGCCAGGGCAAGTCCTTCCATTGATGTGGAACATGCCCCGAATAAGCCTATGTATGGAATCGCCAATTTCCTTGCTGCAAAGCTCGTCGGTGTAATTTGATTCACTAAATCTCCTGCAAATAAAAATTGGATGTCCTCATTCTTTAAGCCTTTCTTCTCAATCGCACACCCTGCTGCTTCTTCAAGCAGGACACGATGGGCTTTCTCATAGGAATCTTCCTTTAGCCATAAATCATCATGGATAATGTCAAAATCATCCCTAAGATTCCCTTGACCTTCAAAGGGGCCTACGCTGACGCCCGTGGATGTAATCACAGGCTGATTCTGAAAAACCCAAGATTGTTTGCCACTCAGCATAATTACCCTCCTATTATCATTTGATATATTTGTTTAATCAGGGCGATGACAAAGGCAGAGAAAACCCCGAAAACAATAACGGACCCGGCCAATTTGAATATATTGCTTCCAACTCCAAGGACGAGCCCCTCTGTCCGATGCTCAATTGCAGCTGATATGACCGAGTTCCCGAAACCTGTCACCGGAACGGCACTGCCTGCGCCTGCAAATTGGCCAATCCGGTCATACACCCCAAATCCCGTCAATAGCATTGCTATAAAGATCATCGTTGCAACAGTCGGATTACCCGCTGTCTGCTCTGTAAAATTAAAGAAAAAGATATAAAAGTACGTAATAAGCTGTCCAACAAGGCAGAAGCAGCCCCCTACCCAAAAAGCCTTCAGACAATTCTTTAAAACCGGACGCTTTGTTTCATACTTTTGCTCTAATTGTTCATATTGTTTCTGCTCAGGTGTCTTATTGTTTTTTGCCACTTATATCACCTACCTATGTCATTTCTTTTTCTAGATCCATAATTTTCCCAAACCATTTCTTCGCTTTCTCTTTCGGATAGCCTTTATCCTGGACCTGAACAATCAATTCAACGACTTCAAGAAATATTTTCATATCACTTGAGATGACGATGTCATATCCTTTGAATTTCTTGTTAAGATCCTTCGTTAAATCCTTATCAATGGATGCCATCTTGAAGCGTTTCATATGCTTCACTTTATAGGCAACCAAAATTTCCTTGCCCTTTTGCACGACGGCCACATCATAAATTTCATCATGATCAGCAACCGTCTTCTTAATTTTTTCAAGCGGTGCTTCCTTATTTCCGCCTAAATAGACAGGCTCCATATCCACTGAGGAAATGAGCGATCGAATTGCTTCCTTGCTGCTCGAATCGCCTGCACATCCCCCTAAAAGAACGACGAATAGAAGCATAGATATGGATACCATATAGATTTTCCTCATATTTTCACCCCTACTATAAAACTCACTCGATGTTATTCTTTGCTCGATTTGACATTTTATCCGCCTTGCTTACAATAAAGAAACCGCCGCATATGCGACGGTTTCTTTATTTATGTTTATTGGCTGCAGACTTTTTCCATTTTCCGCAGCCGCACCCCTTCTTCTTTGCCACTGTGGTTTCTACTTTAGGTAACGGCTTGAGTTTTCTTTTTTCCTTCACTATTTGGGTCCCCCTTTGTTTCTCATGTTGATATACATTATGAAACAAGGAGGAGGTTTGTCTATTATAAATGTCTATCCGAATTATTTGACTTATCCATCCTTAAAAACGAATGATTTTAATGCCTTTAATTTGTCTGATTGGGTGCTTGATCCACTTCTTTCCGAAAGCAACCTTAATATAAACAAATTCTCCCTTTACCTTTTCAACTGTTCCTCTTAATTTCTTCTCATCAATTAAAAAATCACAGATTGGACGAGGCATCAAGGAAGGAATTTGAGCTAAATAACGAACCAATTGCTCCTTCGTCATATCTTCAAGTTTCTTTCGCTTTGTCCCATTATAGGAAGAGGCGGCTTGGTCCGCATCCAGTAATTCTATATCTTC harbors:
- a CDS encoding alpha/beta hydrolase, which encodes MSRQTGTIIDKTFHSEALQEEVPLLIYLPPAFSPLYKYSLLIAADGKDYFQMGRIGRVADRLLEEDKIENTIIVGVPYRNSEDRWDKYDPDGEKFEAYKRFLARELLPYLEEEYPTYHMGMSRALIGDSLGATVSLMTALDYPHTFGKAALHSPLVNERVMEAVEQFSYPHLMHIYHVIGNKETAVETTRQDVIDFLTPNRELNLLMESQGFPSFFEEIDGGEHTWKSWQADMERTLLWLFGK
- a CDS encoding YjcG family protein, whose amino-acid sequence is MNFGIAIFPSKKLQDLTNSYRKRYDAHYKLIPPHVTLKSTFTSTEEDIKRISTILKDISKAYEPFTLKVLKVSTFQPINNVIYLKIDPNEELVRLHEALHTEELGKEKPYTFIPHLTIGQNLSDKEMSDVLGQLTLMKFEHEEIIDRFHLLYQLDNGTWTVYETFLLGEDL
- a CDS encoding GNAT family N-acetyltransferase: MNIKIVTTDEELQQAYHVRKTVFVEEQKVPIEEEIDHLEEDSTHFIVTNEDNDPIGAGRFRIVDSYGKVERICVIAEARTSGVGRALMEAIEQYALSQEIEITKLNAQVQAIPFYESLGYAIISDEFLDAGIPHRTMKKRL
- a CDS encoding ATP-dependent helicase, yielding MMKTAYWKNEYIALEHWPKEAYTRVHEAGKNGELHCSSCHQAVIFYLGIHDEPHFIHKDPTIPPCQELPKNSHAAAQAKEEPAEYGGFRLPKSRSISAEEENEKNDWQSPYHIKNLQPFVLSAANHQSSCHPFTQTLKEHGWTLDEEQSLAVTTDARHLLVLAGAGSGKTRVLTSRTAFLLLEKRVNPKSIMLVTFTSKAASEMKERLTRMPGMGPSTLQQLYTGTFHAIFYRILMHYDPDKWHSSKLIKFDGEKEYILKIAASELGIDEREFAFDACIQQIGKWKNDLYLPSDVRPDGDFEHSALELYKKYEQYKETHDKFDFDDMQTGCYTLLKSDPALLSAYQNRFRYFLMDEFQDINRVQYEIMRLLTDKAEHICFVGDDDQAIYSFRGSDSSFLLNLKIDFPDLETVYLAANYRSGHKIVQTANQIIAQNHVRTQKKMRALHDQSPAPVLFYPHDEEMESVMIMTDIMEKIRNGASPSDFAILYRTNVMSRAIFERLAVSSLPFRVDADYDSFYNRRAVKGILAFLKASLNPDDPSMLNDLLPPLYLRKTAVQDAKALSILNDCSLLEALPHIGGLKPFQKKTIEKAVSIIGTLKNIRPDIAIETIEKELGFQNYLKKRGNEGNKMDKGSDEIKDVKVAASKFNSVQAFVDHATHMVAMSKEVKKRSKTEPFAIQLGTIHRSKGLEYKYVYLLGCVEGCMPHDYALEAWREGDRKPIEEERRLLYVAVTRACSELYMSVSAKRRGKTARPSRFINNLKKGAPIAAR
- a CDS encoding stage VI sporulation protein F; this translates as MDNGFFKNMEKKTGVNMKEIMELANSLQNANFKDEKTVRSVIKKVSQIANKPVPKEMEDQLVNSIIKDGKSLDFNTIANMMNKK
- a CDS encoding YjcZ family sporulation protein, whose protein sequence is MFGCYGYGGGYGGGYGGSCGGGYGYGGGYGGGYGSTFVLIVVLFILLIIVGASFC
- a CDS encoding GNAT family N-acetyltransferase, coding for MPIEWKELDLHNCESLYTEALHLYDLSFPEEVRESHDLFRRSIALSSRENKYHFLVGLENGKVISMATAHYFAKANFGYIVYLAAHPENRGAGLGKKTLLEMQRRLEMDAKESGYSLAAVVLETEKETLAHDEEEYKTNLKRLKFFEGLGFRIAEADYVQPPLFHGQTPVPLYLQIKVLDKEARLNPKEIIDTMYEEKYKKINQVSKEELMLCLEA
- the spoVAE gene encoding stage V sporulation protein AE, with the translated sequence MLAMFFWAFVVGGLICVVGQLLFDIAKLTPAHTMSLLVVTGAVLGGFSLYEPLANFAGAGATIPIVSFGNSLVNGAMQEANQHGLVGVLTGMFEITSSGISAAVVFGFLAALVFKPKG
- the spoVAD gene encoding stage V sporulation protein AD, coding for MLSGKQSWVFQNQPVITSTGVSVGPFEGQGNLRDDFDIIHDDLWLKEDSYEKAHRVLLEEAAGCAIEKKGLKNEDIQFLFAGDLVNQITPTSFAARKLAIPYIGLFGACSTSMEGLALAAFIVNYRGAEKVLTGASSHNAAIEKQFRYPTEYGGQKPPTAQWTVTGAGTALLEQNKNAAKNQIVVKSATIGKVIDLGMTDPFNMGGAMAPAAADTISAHFNDFNLKPDHYDLIVTGDLGKIGQATALDLLEQKGLKLKDGQFRDCGLMLYKDDQNVQSGGSGAGCSATVLYGHLLNEMKKGTYKRILLAATGALLSPLTVQQNESIPCIAHAVSIEME
- the spoVAC gene encoding stage V sporulation protein AC; translated protein: MAKNNKTPEQKQYEQLEQKYETKRPVLKNCLKAFWVGGCFCLVGQLITYFYIFFFNFTEQTAGNPTVATMIFIAMLLTGFGVYDRIGQFAGAGSAVPVTGFGNSVISAAIEHRTEGLVLGVGSNIFKLAGSVIVFGVFSAFVIALIKQIYQMIIGG
- a CDS encoding YhcN/YlaJ family sporulation lipoprotein, with the protein product MRKIYMVSISMLLFVVLLGGCAGDSSSKEAIRSLISSVDMEPVYLGGNKEAPLEKIKKTVADHDEIYDVAVVQKGKEILVAYKVKHMKRFKMASIDKDLTKDLNKKFKGYDIVISSDMKIFLEVVELIVQVQDKGYPKEKAKKWFGKIMDLEKEMT
- a CDS encoding CotO family spore coat protein; translated protein: MNKRDEREEMLPVNAWLDKEQLKLRIMEEEIVEIDDFFTNLAEKEMMEQAKDRNRPEAKEGMEPPPVLSFGLDKKKDEDIELLDADQAASSYNGTKRKKLEDMTKEQLVRYLAQIPSLMPRPICDFLIDEKKLRGTVEKVKGEFVYIKVAFGKKWIKHPIRQIKGIKIIRF